In Ipomoea triloba cultivar NCNSP0323 chromosome 7, ASM357664v1, a single genomic region encodes these proteins:
- the LOC116026253 gene encoding protein DETOXIFICATION 29-like gives MEDVRVPFVAPRQEGSQSKPSTNLAFHADELDIQPINGVNDFYREFCSESKKLWYLSFPAIFTSFLQYSIGAVTQVFAGHVGTRALAAISVENTVIAGFSYGTMLGMGSALETLCGQAYGAKQLEMLGVYMQRSWIILNTTAFLLMFIYIFAGPVLRLIGQTPEISTWAGKFALWMIPQLFAYAVNFPIQKFLQAQSKIMAMAVISAVAVAGHTFFSWLFMLKMGWGMAGAAVVLNASWWFIVVAQLVYIFCGSCGEAWTGFSWKAFQNLWGFVKLSLASAVMLCLEVWYYVSLILFAGYLKDAEVAIDAISICMNILGWTVMVALGFNAAISVRVSNELGAGHPRSAKFSVVVASISSLLVGIVLGFVLILVRKQYPPLFSDSPAVQQLVSQLTPLLSCSVAINSLQPTLSGVAIGAGWQAYVAYVNIACYYIVGIPIGLVLGFVFNLSIVGIWYGMMFGTTVQTCVLIWMILRTDWNKEASAAEGRIKQWGGESDSKGYNDYAIG, from the exons ATGGAGGACGTCAGGGTTCCGTTTGTGGCACCCAGGCAAGAGGGCAGTCAATCAAAGCCTTCAACGAACTTGGCCTTCCACGCTGATGAACTTGACATTCAGCCCATCAATGGAGTCAATGATTTCTACCGGGAATTCTGTTCCGAGTCCAAGAAGCTATGGTACCTCTCTTTTCCGGCCATTTTCACTTCCTTCTTGCAATACTCCATCGGCGCCGTCACTCAGGTCTTCGCCGGCCATGTCGGAACTAGGGCACTTGCTGCCATTTCCGTCGAAAACACTGTCATCGCCGGATTTTCTTACGGCACCATG ctGGGAATGGGAAGTGCGCTAGAAACACTGTGCGGGCAAGCATACGGAGCAAAACAGCTAGAAATGCTGGGGGTTTACATGCAAAGATCATGGATTATCCTCAACACCACAGCCTTTCTGTTAATGTTCATTTACATCTTCGCCGGCCCGGTGCTAAGGCTGATCGGCCAGACGCCGGAGATTTCGACATGGGCCGGCAAGTTTGCCCTGTGGATGATCCCTCAGCTGTTCGCCTACGCAGTGAACTTCCCCATCCAGAAGTTCCTGCAAGCGCAGAGCAAAATCATGGCCATGGCTGTTATCTCAGCGGTGGCTGTCGCCGGCCACACTTTTTTCAGCTGGCTCTTCATGCTGAAGATGGGGTGGGGGATGGCCGGCGCCGCCGTGGTGCTCAACGCGTCCTGGTGGTTCATAGTGGTGGCGCAGCtggtttatatattttgtggGAGTTGTGGTGAAGCTTGGACTGGGTTTTCATGGAAGGCGTTTCAGAACCTCTGGGGATTTGTTAAGCTGTCACTAGCATCGGCTGTCATGCTTTG CTTAGAGGTGTGGTATTACGTGTCGCTTATTCTGTTTGCGGGATACCTCAAAGATGCAGAAGTCGCTATTGATGCAATTTCTATATG CATGAATATCTTAGGGTGGACAGTCATGGTGGCTCTTGGATTCAATGCAGCAATAAG TGTAAGAGTATCAAACGAGCTAGGAGCAGGGCATCCAAGAAGTGCAAAATTCTCAGTGGTGGTAGCCTCAATTTCATCCCTCCTAGTTGGCATCGTCCTAGGATTCGTTTTAATCCTCGTAAGAAAACAATACCCGCCGCTGTTTTCTGATAGTCCGGCGGTCCAACAACTCGTGTCCCAGCTTACACCTCTGCTATCTTGCAGCGTCGCCATTAACAGCCTTCAACCCACCCTCTCtg GAGTCGCCATTGGAGCTGGGTGGCAAGCTTACGTTGCATATGTCAACATAGCATGCTACTATATTGTTGGCATTCCTATTGGCCTCGTTTTGGGTTTCGTCTTCAACTTGAGCATCGTG gGCATTTGGTACGGAATGATGTTTGGGACTACAGTACAAACCTGTGTGTTGATATGGATGATACTAAGAACTGATTGGAACAAGGAG GCTTCTGCAGCTGAAGGAAGAATAAAACAATGGGGAGGAGAGTCTGATTCCAAAGGATATAATGATTATGCTATTGGCTAA